Within the Amaranthus tricolor cultivar Red isolate AtriRed21 chromosome 15, ASM2621246v1, whole genome shotgun sequence genome, the region TTCCTATATTACGCACTGATCTTTCCGGTATTAACGTAAGTATCAAGAATTTTAGTGAGTACGACCTTACGTCTAATACATTTATATGCTTTTGTTTAGGGGACAAAGGACAAAGGACTAGAGGAGGTATGCACGCCAACTTAATTCTATTCTCTTGTTTCTATTTGCACAGTTCATACAATCGAGGCTTGGAGGAATAATCTATTGCATTATTGCTCTCAAAAAACTGCATATCTGTGGTTGTGATTTCTGATTTGTGAGTAGTAAAGGATACAAGGATTGGATGTATCATTATCAATATCACATTAGATCAATGTTGTTTATCATTTTTAGATGTTTTATATCAAACAATACATAAAATGCcttcttattttcttttgacctttttttttatttgtcaaacaacTAACAAGTATTTAGTAAACTATAAATAACTTTCAATCTTAAATTAGTATGACTGACTTTTTCATTAGCTTTTGGTTCATTTTTTCTCCGATTAACATCCaacaataaacaattatattcaaataattaaacatctccatcaatatatatatatatatatatatatatatatatatatatatatatatatatatatatatatatatatatatatatatatatatataacataaaagTCAATGCTATCAGCTAATCAAATAAATCAACTAAATACGTCAATAATCAATTGCAAAATAATTGCGAAACACCTCCTTTAACTTATAGCTACTATactctttaaaattttaaaacccgATAAATCTACATATATTTGATATTCATGTCTTGAATCAGACATAATTTGACAATCAAGTCAGCAACTTCAATCAACATCAAGTGTACATTTGCCTTTGTTTTGGATTAGTAATTAGGCTTTATGTATGACATGAATCCTTTTGTAAGTAATTACTTGAGTAAATAAAAGTCGAATCAAATGCAAATTTCTCCAATGATAAAGATCAGAGTTGTTCAAAAGTGATCCGATCCGAAATCaaaagtaaaccgacccgaaaatgtgttcattttttaggtttatcgaatcaACATTATCCAACCCGAAGGTATActcgaaccggttgacaaccgaaaatgaaaaaactgaacccgagctgtaaccaatttttctaaccgacacataactgttaaccgagattactaGAACCTAATAACcaacccgagtcatatccgacccgaatcatgctcgaaaccgtaCTCGATCTgactaaaaccgacttaatccgaatgaagtttagatcgaactactgtaaacctgaaccaatttttcacatagaagtatgatcgactcatatttaatcatcttattagttattttaataaaataaattttataaatacctGGTTTCaaatatttagagttaataatcaatggtcaatgtttatttaactacttttaatcgaatttgatgaaaattgatagaactttataatttaaatttctggttaaacaagtaaaagtaacaatgtaataatgatcactaattgatttggattttcactattttgctttagttaaaggaaccttatcatcaattaaaaaatgactaacaacttaatctaatactgactcgatcaatagtaattagtaattcgtaatTCGTAGACGAAtactacttgaaaaatacccgaacccgatctgtacccgataaaaccgaaccaattattaaccgatgacaacccgagaccggttgaaactcgacacgaacttcaacagacaccgaactgatgctaacccgatagctcgaatgaccgatcttcaaccgaaccgtgactaaccgacccgactaACTGTGACCCGTTGCAACACGCATtcgaaatataaccgatccgaaatacaatcgaatcgaatgacacccgtccgaaaccgacctaatcacccgaatgaacacctagTGGCTTATTATTGGGAAGCACTAAAAAATAATGGGTGTGCAAAACCGATTATAAAATTTGATCTGATCtaaaaatttgttttcaaatagCAAAATTGTGCTTTAGTTCTTATCTGGATATGAGAATTTTGAAAACCGATATTCAAGTTATAAGAATATTTAAAGCTTGCTTATACTttgattgaaaattaattatttttttcatttactagTATTTACAAGTAAGCACCAAGTAAATAAAgtagaaatataattaaaaaacaaaatacaaaaaagtaGAAATAAACatatactctctccgttcttttaagttctttcactttgggtttttcacatatattaagaaaaagaaaatcttTGGTTGTAgtaggtattattttaattaaatagtagtgtgaagtaatgattgtattgaaagtatgagagaaaacaattataaataaaagtaaaaaaaaaaaaaaaactaattttattaaattaattaaaaatgaaatataacCTTACAATAGAGGTAATTTAaccaacttttcaaattgggaaagttTGGAGCTCTACAATCAAAAAACAGGAGGGAACTTAATCCCTCCatacaaaaaccaaaaaaatcagaaatttacaATCATGGATCATCAAATTACATATATTGGCCAAATTAAACTAACATGAATCAGCAATTACATGTACTTTAATCAGAAATTACATCAAATAATCTGAAAAAATGACCTTATAAATTCCAGTTTAGCCTATAAAGGCTGCTGTTTGTGAAAAATCAGTAGCCAAACAATCTGGAAAAATCAGTAGCATTATCTTCCAAAAATCAGTAGCTTTTCTTAACAGCTTAAAAATTCTTCATATATATTCGAAAATCAGCAACATTATCTTCCAAAAATCAGTAAGCTTTTCTTAACAGCTTACAAAAATCTGTAGCTAAACAGTTTGTGAAAAAGATCATCGCATCATTAGCCTTCAATGGCTTCAGGAAGTGAAGATGAGCAACATGGGGCTTGTTACTTTGGATCGAATTCATACGTTCTAAAGTATAGTTCTGAATCAGAAAAAGAGCCACAGAATATGGAAGAAATAGGACCACAGCAACAAAATCAGCATAAGCCAAGACTCACGAATGAGTTAAGGCAACTTATTTTCCAAGAGATGTTGTCACTAAAAGTTAGTGACTCACTTGCTCATGGTACATTCAAACGCATAGCTCAAAAATACGGCTACACACATAGAACCATCCGAGATTTATGGAAACGAGTAATACAAACCAAGGAAgcaaacaaaccatacattGTGGAATCCAAGTACAAAAATTGTGGAAGAAAAAGAGTGGTCGTACCACCAAACTTACTTGAGTCTAGACCCATTGGCAAACGCACTTGCATTAGAGATGTTGCAACATGTTTAGATTTTGCACCGTCAACGGTGTGGAAGTTGATAAAAAGAGGCGAGATAAAGGCTCATTCAAATCCACTACACCCGGCTTTAACCGATGCCAACAAAATAAGGAGGGTGAAGTGGATTTTGAGCTTTATCCAAGAAGACACCATTCAAAGACACCCGATTTACAAAGTAATGTACGATTATATTCACATTGACGAgaagtggttttatttaaccaAGAAAACGCAAAGGGTTTATTTAGCATACAAAGAAAAGGTCTCATATAGGGCAGCGAAGTCATCAAAGTTCATACCTAAGGCCATGTTCTTAGGGGCCGTTGCTAGGCCTAGATGGAATCGTTTTGGTCAATGTACGTTTGATGGGAAAATTGGAGTTTCCCTTTTATCAATATGGTGGCAGCACAAAGAGATTCAAAGAATCGACCAAGGGGTTCAATAGAAATTAAACCAATCGAATCAGTTAATCAAGAAGTTTATAGGAGTATGCTTATACAACAATTGATTCTGGCTATACTAAGAAAATGGCCAAGTGAAAGACCttccattatttttattcaacaagataatgcaaggTTTCATATCACAAATGATGATCCAATATGGCAACAACACAATAGGCATGGGGGTTTAACTTTCATTCTTACTCAACAACCTCCAAATAGTCCGGATTGTAATATTCTAGACTTGGGTTTCTTTAGGAGTATACAATCACTTATGCATAAAAAGATGCCCAAAAACATTACAGAATTAATCACAGCAGTTGAGGATGCATTCGGAGAGTTACATCCAAAGACCTTAACTAATGTGTGGATCTCATTACAACACCATTTAAATGAGATTTTAAAAGTTAAGGGGTCTAATGACTACATACAACCACACTTTGGAAAGAAGGCTGAAGAAGACAATGGCAGGTTAAGGATTCAAGTGAGAATCCCAACACAATTGGTTAGAGAAGCTGTAGCTTTTCTTAACCCAAACAGGGATCAGCAACAAATACAAGCATTAATAGAAAATGAGGATGCTGCACAAACAATAGAGATAATTCAAGAAGCTTATGATCAGGCAGTTGAATAAACTCAAGGATGACAAACATCAAAGCCCCTcagtttattttgttcaaatcatcattaaaattgtAGCTTTAAAAACTTAGGAGCAACAATTTGTTGATCACAACCCATGTTAACGATTAATGTGCATGTTTTTGATTAGCAAGTCACttcattattttacataatttcagaaaaaaagccCCCTAATTCTTCATAGAGGTTATGAAACCTctcagattataattgattatcaacaaatgaagtaagtgaacatgctaaaaaatcaagtgatgggttttggtttaccaaaTGCTACTCAACCAAGTAATCAAAGCAAATTTTTCAGAATTTAGAGGTTCAACAATTTGACATCACAGGGGCTTGTACACATAAAATCAGCAACAAACATCAACCCTAAAACCAGCAACATAATACCAACAGTAGAACGAAAAACCCCCCAAATAAACCAGAAGAACACAATATCaacaacaacacataaaaaacaaacgaaaaaacaaacatcaaacatAAATACAAGATCATCATAATCCAACATCAAACAACAACACATAAAACCAGctctaatttttcaaatttaattttttttaaaaaaaagaaaaatcagaacAACCTTACAATCATTAAGCACGTTTTTTGgggttcaattttgacctagACGCAATAACATCTTCAGGAGTGTCAGGAACAACCAAATTGATTTCATCTTCTTTCACATTAGTTGGAGTTAATGGATATAATTGAGATGGTTCCTTTTCAACAATAGGAGAAGTTGGTGGAGATTCATAATACACAGATGTACCTTTTGATATGCCTCAAGATCTTTTTTTGACCACTTCAAATTTTCATTGGAGTAGGAATGGGAACGACCACAGAGGGAACAAGAACACAACTCATCATAATCGCATAGACCATCATAAAGATATGAAGGAATTATGGAGTCACTCTTAGATTCGTTGTTTTCCATTGCAAAGACTTAAAGGTTCAACAAGAAGATAATGACGGATTCCAGAACAGGGGGCTTTAAATTTCGAAACAttgccaaaacaaacaaaatgaacctcaaaatgatgagaataaaccgatctacattttaatgcagttaaaatgcactaaaaatgaagaacaaacagagGGAAAAACCATGAAAATGGTGTtcatgaagagagagaaataaCCGTTcaagaagaggaggaagaataGGAAGGCAGTAGGTGTAATAATGAAAAGTCCAACGCCCAAGAAGCTAATAAATGAATCCGGATGATtctgggtacattaaaagaaaatggggggttttaaggggtaaaagtgggataaaaacattctaaaaatagaaagtattctaaagtggaagaacttatgaaactacccgttataataaggtggaagaacttaaaagaacggagggagtatagcCTATAGAATCATCATTAACAATGTATTTCTAAAGAACTTtcagtattaattttgtttaataaaTAAGTAACTCCATTTATTTTCTACTTCTATTTGCTACTTCTATAATGACACATCCCTTCACAACATATGATAAAGCTTGTTTAGGCATTAAATACTCATCAGTACTGATAGAATTGAATCAAAGAGaaagataaaaattttaaaaaagtgataataaataaagatagAGAAAACACtgtgtagatgaaattaaaagaaagttaaaatgtatagatgagattaaaagagaaTAGTAGgtaattgtttaaaaataaatataatacaaattagaTAAGAcggattaaaatgaaaattgatttaGCTATAGAGTAGAAACTAGGTCATTGTCCAGAGTCGTTTCCATCCCATAGACATAGAGCATGATGACCTCATTATTCTCCAATCTCACTCTGCAAAAACCCTTCCAATGTCTACTGTCAAGTACTCATACAAACGCCACACTCTTTTTGACTAGTCGCTTCTTGAACTGTACTATTCCTCTTTTTTCCCCCACTTTACCAATTTTACGCAAATCCCAATCTCCCAACTCCCCATGTTCTTTTCTCTCCCTCCagtaatcaattaaagcaaCAATTTACAACATTCCTTCTTTTTTCTCTATATTCATATTGATATTAATGACCAGACCACTCCAGTCCTAAAATGAGACACAAAACCCCTAATTACTCATTACTCATTACTCATTACTCATTACTCATTAATGCACAAATTCAATGACACCCAAATTCGCAAAAACAGATTAAATATTATCAGTTTATGAACTGCCTTTTGCTTATTCTGGATATTTTTACTCCTATATAAAAGGTTTGTCCCAACTCTGTTTTTTCTTCATGTACTAGGTTTTCCCTGCTTGTTTATGGGCTGATTTATGAATGATTTTGTATAATTATGCATCAGCTTGCTAAATTATGATGCTTTGGCTTTGCTGATTATGGTTAATGGCCTATTgcatacttttatttttattatcatatgaGAATATTGTGTAGTACATGCttactctttttattttggattttataaattaaaaagttttcgtatatttaaattttaaggaGCATTACATTATTCAAAATATGCACGACATATGCTCTaacatatttataaataatttcgTTTTCATGATTAATTTATCCTTGTGGAAATGATCTAATCTAGTAAAATCTCTGGATTCTTCTTGTGCATTAAATGGGATTGATTGTTTGTATTAAGGATATAAGTAGTAATTAAGTATAAATATGTTGTGTCATTAGGAATTTCACTACTCCAGATAGTAGTTTAATCATAATGAATGAGAATAAATAGAAACCATAATTAGAGGAATTGTCGCACAAATTTTCAAGTTGAATTACATAACcattttaagtttaattgttctttttcaatgataattaaacctaaaaatagaaacaacaaagaaaagagCTAACGGCTAGTTTCATTACGCAAAACCACTGCAAACAATCAGATTCAGATCCTAAATATCAGACTTCAGTATACTTAATACGAGTATTTCCAGTAGTTCAATAAACTATGAAAGACTACTATTTACATTTTACTCAGTGTCTTAGAAGTGTGAAAACACCTGTTTTTTTTcatcttaatttgtttttttttttaaattttttttataatattctcCTTGACTTTATGATTTTGTCATATTTACACTTAGGAAGGTAGTCATCCAACAATGAAATACATACAATTTCAACATAAAATTATTACACAATTAACGGGATAATTTGTGTTCGGAATTTCCTAAAAAGGTTGAAAAGTGTCcaaaactaattataatttacttagactaaaaaataaccaaaaactatccataatttattttattaaattacgtTTACATTTGCAATTCACTCGATTAGTTTAGTAAATTACGTGacactaaaaaaaactaaaaagtatATCAAATTTTTGGGTGCCTCATATAATGCAACAAAATAAGTGTATGGGTAGTAAAGCAGTAAGCCATAAAGTGGAAATTCAGGATTAGGGCAGCTTTGCTTTTTGCCTTTTATTCTTTTACCCCATTTCTGCTTTGTTTTATTCCCCTGTTTCTTGCCCCATTATATATGGTTCAGatgatatatttaaaaaaagcatatttcagATAAtgccaaaatataaaaaagtgcACCTACAAGGTAAAAGAAGAAATGAGCTTCACTTACAAAGgaaattatttcttttatttttccctCATTTTCACTTACCAAATGGTTGTCTAGAGATGAAATGAGTTTAATTCAACCGAGATAGTCATGTTTATACAAGTGAGTTCAACTCCTTTTTAAATAAGTTTTGTCTAATAGATCATGTCCCA harbors:
- the LOC130801049 gene encoding uncharacterized protein LOC130801049, translating into MASGSEDEQHGACYFGSNSYVLKYSSESEKEPQNMEEIGPQQQNQHKPRLTNELRQLIFQEMLSLKVSDSLAHGTFKRIAQKYGYTHRTIRDLWKRVIQTKEANKPYIVESKYKNCGRKRVVVPPNLLESRPIGKRTCIRDVATCLDFAPSTVWKLIKRGEIKAHSNPLHPALTDANKIRRVKWILSFIQEDTIQRHPIYKVMYDYIHIDEKWFYLTKKTQRVYLAYKEKVSYRAAKSSKFIPKAMFLGAVARPRWNRFGQSQRDSKNRPRGSIEIKPIESVNQEVYRSMLIQQLILAILRKWPSERPSIIFIQQDNARFHITNDDPIWQQHNRHGGLTFILTQQPPNSPDCNILDLGFFRSIQSLMHKKMPKNITELITAVEDAFGELHPKTLTNVWISLQHHLNEILKVKGSNDYIQPHFGKKAEEDNGRLRIQVRIPTQLVREAVAFLNPNRDQQQIQALIENEDAAQTIEIIQEAYDQAVE